AAGCATACGCTGCTGCTTTCCCGTGACGCGGGGTCGATGTTCTTTATCGGCGAAATTTATACTGATTTGCCTCTGGCGCTGGATAATTCCGTGGCTAACTATTGCGGAAGTTGTACCAGATGCATTGACGTCTGTCCTACGCAAGCAATCGTTGGCCCCTACCGGCTCGACGCGAGGCGGTGCATCTCCTACTTAACCATCGAACATAAAGGCAGCATTCCCGAAATGCTGCGACCATTGATCGGCAACCGGGTATATGGTTGCGATGACTGCCAGCTTATTTGTCCCTGGAACAAATTCGCGGCACACACCGGGGAGGCCGATTTCGCGGTGCGCAACGGACTTGACGACGTTTCCCTGGTTGAATTATTTGCTTGGAACAGCGAGGAGTTCGATGCCAAGTTAGCTGGGAGCCCGATCCGGCGCTTCGGACACGAACAGTGGTTACGCAACCTCGCCGTCGGTTTGGGCAACGCGCCCTCATCCCCGGCTGTGCTAAACGCCTTGCAGGCTCGGCGCGACGATCCTTCCCCCCTTGTGCGCGAACATGTGCGGTGGGCGCTGCAAAGCCATGAAGACAGCCGCGTTTAACCAGCATTTCATGAGACGGCCAAGCGAAGCGACGGGATACACTTCACCATAACGGTCTATAGACCGATGGAAGAGAGTGTACTAAAGTCCAATTTTCCGTTGGTACTGGAGTTGATACGATGCGGACCCATCCAGTTTGGAAAATCAGACACGACAACACGCCTGTACAGATGGATGTTTTTCTTTGATGAGAAGAGCGAAGGGACTACAACCGGAGCACGTGACCAAACCATTCGGTCGGCGTAAATGTTATTATTGAAACAAAAACATATGGATGCCATTTCGCAACGCCCTGGTGGTTCGTTGCGCATGAGTTAATACAGTCTTGACAGGGATTACGAGTTATAGCATCTTTATTTTTTAATTAAAATCAAACTGTCCCCGCAAACCCCCACCGCATCTCCCACAATCGCATAGAGGAATTCCGTGAACGCTCTGCATATCGGTGTTATGAAATGGCTGGCTTGTTTTGCTGTCGTATTTCCCATCCTTTCTCTTGGCGGCTGCAAGACTTACCCGCCCCTCACCGCCGATAGCACGCCTTATGTGGGACACGATTACCTCATCGGCCCGGGGGATATGGTGGATGTCATTGTGTGGCGAAATCCTGAGGTCTCCATGGCGGTGCCCGTGCGGCCGGATGGAAAAATCACGACTCCGCTGGTGGAGGATCTTCCAGCTAGCGGGAAAACATCGACTCAATTGGCCCGCGACATCGAACAAGCGCTATCTAAATATATTCAGCAACCCGTCGTAACAGTAGTCGTGACAGACTTCGTCGGGCCTTACAGCGAACAGATCCGTGTTATAGGCGAGGCTTCAAAACCCCAAGCACTTCCATACCGCGAAGAGATGAGCCTGATGGATGTCTTGATCGAGGTCGGCGGTATGACTGATTTCGCCGCAGGCAACAAGGCGCGAATTATTCGTAATGTGGATGGGAAACAGCAGCAGTTCAGCGTTCGGTTGGATGACCTGATCAGGGATGGAGACATCACGGCTAATGTGCCCATGCGCCAGGGTGACGTGCTCGTCATACCGGAGAGCTTTTTCTGATTTTGTTGCAATAGCTGGTCCCCGTTTTAAAGCGGGAGCGATAGACATTTCCTCTGTTGCGATTCCCGCTTATTACACCATTATCGGATTAGACGGGGAGAACTGATTATGAAGAAGATGATTTATTGTCGTCAGTTTGCCAAGGCCAACGGGATCATTGGTACACAAGCTGACCATTGAGGTGTGTCTATATGGTTTTCCCATTTTTCGCTACCAAGTGATTACATGAGTAGGTTTTCAATTATCTTACCGCCCCGGGCGGGTGGCAGCTCTCTAAGGATCATTTGAAACATGGAGGAACTTACATCCCAGCTGTTGGTGTATTTAAAGGGGGTATGGAAATACCGCTGGATTGCAGTGGCCACCGCATGGATTGTAGCGATTGGGGGATGGATTGTAGTCTATAAATTACCGGACGATTACCAGGCCTCGGCGCGGATTTACGTGGATACACAAAATGTCCTGAAGCCATTAATGGCCGGGATGACAATTTCTCCGGACCTGCAACAGCAGGTTTCCATTATGAGCCGTACCTTGATCAGCCGGCCCAATGTAGAGAGGGTGGTCCGCATGGTCGATCTGGATATCAAGGCCAAGGATGTAAAGGATCAGGAAAAGCTCGTCAAGGAGCTGATGGAGAAAATCAAGCTGGGCACGACTGGCCGCGATAATCTCTTTACCATTCATTACAACAACCGAAACCCGAAGCTGGCCAAAGACGTCGTTCAATCTCTGCTGACCATTTTTGTCGAGGGCGGGCTCGGTGACAAGCAGGATTCTTCTTCAGCCATTCGCTTTATTGATGAGCAGATACAGAGTTACGAAGAAAAACTGGTCGTCGGCGAGAATAACCTGAAGGCCTTCAAGCAGAAGTACATCGGTATGCTGCCCCAGCAGGGCAATGATTATTACGCGCAGTTGGGCAAGGCTACCGAAGATCTCAATAAAACCAGGCTGGATTTACGGGAGGCGGAGCAGGCCCGCGATGCGATAAGAAGGCAAATCGCGGGCGATGACCCCGTTCTCCTGGTAGACCAGAACGACTCGGCCTCATCCATAGTGAACGTGGAGCTCGACTCCCGTATCGATGCGTTGAACCGAAACCTCGATGCACTCAGGATGAATTTTACCGAACTGCATCCCGATATCATGGCCGCCAAGCGCCTGGTCGCGCAGCTTGAGGAGCGTAAGAAAGAAGAAGCCAAACTGGTAAGACCCAGCAGTGACCCTGGAAAGAATTACAGCCCCATGCTGCAGCAGCTCAATGTCGCGCTCGCGGAAGCTGAAGCCGACGTGGCTTCGATGAGGGCTCGTGTAGAAGAATATACTTCCCGCTACGAGCGCTTGAAATCGCTAAGCAATGCGGTGCCCCAGGTCGAGGCAGAGCTCGCGCAGCTGAATCGTGATTATCAGGTTAACAAGGCAAATTACGAGAAGCTTCTTGAACGACGCGAATCCGCCAAGATTTCGGGGGAGCTAGGTTCCGCTACCGATTTAATGTCATTCAGGATCATCGACCCGCCTACCGTGCCGGATCTGCCGGCAGGCCCAGATCGCAGCAAACTTTTTTCGCTGGTTTTCCTTGGATCGCTGGTAGTGGGGATTGGGATAGCATTCATCGCTAGCCAGATACGGCCTACTTTCCATAGTCAGATGAGTTTGCGCGAGATAACGGGAAGACCGATACTCGGTTCGATCCCCATGATTTGGACGAGTCAGGAGAAAAGCAAACGCAGAAAGCGGCTGTACGCTTTTGGCCTCTCTTTGCTATCGTTACTCGGTTTGTATGGGGTGTTGATGGTAAGGGTCGTTTAAACAGGGGTTCTTTTGCGATCGAGGCCCTTTTGCACTAACGACTCTTGGATTCGCCCTCAGATTTTCGCGGTTCCTCACACACCAGTCCGAGTTTCGAGGGCGTCCCGCTGACGGTTTTGCCTGTGGATCGGGGCAAAACGGGGGAACAGTTTTCCGGATTTGAAGGAAGTCTCGCCACATAGGTCAGCATAGGGCGACGTAGTCAGTTATATTGGAGAAAGCGTGAGTATTATTGAAAAAGCCGCAGGCAAGCTCGAAGCAGAAGGAAAACAAAGAGTCAAACCGGCTGCTCTCGATGTGCGCGCCGATCCGCCTCCTGCATCCAGCGCGCACGATAATACTACTGAGAATCAGGACGTTGCGGATCATTCGCAAGACCAAGCGCCGGCATCTGCTCCCGCCCCTGTTTCCAGGCGAATCACGCTAAATCAGGCAAAAATGCGGGATTATGGAATTGTCACACCGGACCAGGGGAGAACCCAGATAGCCGAGCAATTCCGGGTGATCAAGCGCCCCTTACTGACCAATGCCTTCAACAAGGGACCCGGCATGATCAAAAACGGCAATTTGATCATGGTCACGAGCGCGCTTGCCGGAGAAGGGAAAAGTTTTTGCACTGTCAATCTCGCGATGAGCATTGCCATGGAGATGGATCGGACGGTATTGCTTGTGGATGCCGATGTCGCCCGTCCCACAGTGCCTAAAATTCTGGGGCTTGGCACGGAAAGGGGCCTCATGGATATTCTTCTTGACGATCACCTCGATCTGGCTGATGTTCTGATCAAGACCGATATCGAGAAGCTGACTCTGCTGACAGCGGGAAGGCGCCACTCGCATTCGACCGAGCTCCTGGCGAGCCAGAGCATGGGCGAGTTGCTGAAGGAACTTGCGCAACGTTATTCGGATCGCGTCGTTATTTTCGATTCCCCGCCGCTCCTGCTCACAAGCGAGGCGCGCGTCCTTGCCAGCCTGATGGGCCAGATCGTTCTGGTGGTGGAGGCTGAAACAACATCACAACAGGTGGTGAAAGAAACGCTCCGGCAGATAGAATCGTGCGACGTGGTAAATCTGATTTATAACAAGGCCAGATCGTTTTCTGGCGGGGAATATTACGGCAGCTATTATCATGAAAGCGCTTGAGGATGAGCGTTGCCGAAGTGGCTCGTGCGCAGCCGCATTTGGCGCTGTGGCGATGCTATTGTTCGCCCCTTTCGCCGGGGCGGCAGACTGGAGAGTGCTCCCACGTATGAGTTTGAGCGAAACCTATACCGACAATGTAAGGTTGGGAGGAGGGTTCGGAGGAGGAGGGTTCGGAACGACGGGAAAGGGAGGGGAGGATTTCGTTACCCAGATCAATCCGGGAGTATTCATCAGAGGGCAGGCGCGCCGCTTTAACGTCGACCTTGATTACACTATGAACAACCTGATCTACGCCGAGAATGGTAACCTGACGCGCATGCGGCACCAGTTGAACGCGGCTGGGACCGGGGAGTTGATCAAGGATCTCTTCTTTGTTGATGGCAGAGCTTCGATCATCCAGCAAAATATTTCATTGCTTGGACCCCAGGCAATCAGTAACGTAAATGCTACCGGCAACAGAGCCGATGTAAGAACTCTCAGCGTCAGTCCCTATCTTCGTCACCGTTTTGGGAATCTTGCCACGGGCGAGGTACGGTTCCTGCATAACGAGGTAACTTCAAATACTTCCTTTGTCAACAGCAGTGCGAACGCTTATACGGCTAACATAAATAGTGGAGACGCTTTTAGAATTCTCGCCTGGGGTCTGAATTACAGCAACCAGACGATTGAATTTACCCGGTCTGGTCGCGAGGCTGAGCTGGAACGGTCTTTTGCCAATCTGCGGTATGCGGTTACGCCTCAATTCTCATTGACAGCAACCGGCGGCTACGAACGAAACACTTTTCTTTCAATTCGTGGAAAGAATTCCAGCCCGACCTGGAGCGTAGGTTTTATGTGGCAGCCTAACGAAAGGACAAATATTGCGTTAACTGGAGGTCAAAGATTTTTTGGTGACACCTACAACGCGGTGGCAAGCTACCGTACCCGCTTGACGGTGTGGGATGCCAGCTATGATGAAAATATCACGACGTTCAACCAGCAGGCCCAGCAAGGGGCTCAAACCGGCTTTGGGAGTGCCGGCTTTGCAGGAGGCTTCAATCAACTTATCACAGCGCAAAATCCCGGCCTCAATCCAGGGCTCATCCAGCAAGGTAGTGGCGGGCTCCTTGGCATGGGCCTGTCCGGCTCGTTTTTTGACCCAACAAACTTTCTGACGAACAGACTCTTTTTGCAGAAACGCTTTCAGGCTTCCTTCGCGCTGAACGGTCTCAGGAATACATTTGTCGTGAGAGGTTTCAATATGACTCGACAAGCGCTTTCTGCGGCAATAGCAGATGAGGTGCTGCCCGGCGTGGCAGATCTGTCCCTCCTTAACCATACGCGGCAGACCGGTGGCAATGTGCTATGGAGCTACCGGCTTTCTCAGCGTAACCGGGCTAATTTTAACTTGGCGTATACGAGATTCAGTTTTCTTGGGGCTAATAGAGACGACGACCTCATGTTAGCAAGCTTTAGCGTCGTTAGACAGTTGCAAGAGAGGCCTAATCTTTTTGCCATACTTGAAGCGAGGCACAATCGCCGGGCATCCAACCAACCAGGGGGAGACTACCGAGAAAATGCGGTAACAGCATCCCTTAATATGAGCTTTTAGGGAAATATGTACCGTTCCTTTTACGGCTTCAGAGTCAAGCCATTTCAACTGAAACCTGACCCGAATTTTTTCTTCGGCAGCAAGGGGCACAACCGCGCCATGGCTTATCTCGAATATGGGCTGTCTCAGGGGGAAGGATTTATCGTGATTACCGGCGACGTCGGGGCGGGTAAAACTACATTGGTGCGCAATCTTTTCCGTAAGCTTGAGTCCGATGAGATTCTTGCCGCGCAAATCGTAAATACCCACCTCGACTCGGATGACACGCTACGATTGGTAGCTGCAGCATTTGGGTTGCCTCATGAAAACCGGGGAAAGGCCTCGCTCCTGATAGGGCTTGAGCAGTTTTTTCGCGAGTGCGATCAGGAAGGAAAACGCGCCCTTCTGGTAGTGGATGAGGCGCAGAATCTTTCTCCTCGCACCGTGGAGGAATTGCGCATGCTTTCCAATTTTCAAACCGAGGACAAGCCGCTGTTGCAAACCTTTCTGCTCGGTCAGCCCGAATTCAGAAAAACTCTGCTTAGCGGTGACATGGAGCAACTACGGCAACGTGTCACCGCGACTTATCATCTTGGCCCGATGGATTTGCCTGAAACCAGATCCTACATCGAGCACAGACTGACGACTGCCGGCTGGGAAGGCGACCCTTCGTTCGATGAGGCAGCGTTCGAGGCGATCTATGCCTACGCCGACGGTATACCCAGGAGGATCAATGCCGTGTGTGACCGCCTGTTGCTGATGGGTTGTCTGGAGCAATTGCATCACTTTGGCGAGGCTGAGGTAAGTGAAGTAGTCAGTGATATTCAGCAGGAATTCGAGGCACCGATTGCAGCAGCTATGGGTAGCGTTGATTTCATTTCATCCGAGCGGCGAGCGGACGAGTCGCTCCGCGAGCTGAAAAGCATGGATGAGCGCCTTGCCGTCCTGGAAGATTCCGTGGTTTCCACGCTGGAACTGGTTAAGCAGGTAGTTTCCCTGGCGAGCGTCGAGCATTCCGCGAAGGACAAGAGCTAATGTGCATCTCGAGGCAATTGACTTTAGCTCGCGCGAGCCCCCTCCGCCTTACCGCGACAACCTGATCGTTATTCTTCCAAACGCAGAGTATGCAATGAATCCGGCGCCGATACGCAATGCAATGACGGTGGATGTGGAGGATTATTTCCAGGTCTCCGCTTTTGCTCCCTACATTCCAAGGGAGGCATGGCCATCCATAGCCTGCCGGGTCGAATCGAACATCGACCGCATTCTCGCACTGTTGGATAATGAAAATACTAAAGCGACGTTCTTTACATTAGGATGGATCGCCGAGCGCTACCCGGCCATGGTCAGGCGCATTGTGTCAAATGGCCATGAACTCGCGAGCCATGGATGGGCCCACCATCGAGTGTCTGACCAGGCACCCAATGAATTCCGGGATGACGTGACCCGGAGCAAAGCCCTCCTTGAGGGTATCGGCGGGCAGGCCGTGCTCGGTTACCGGGCACCCAGTTTTTCCATAGGGCGTCATAACCAATGGGCGCTGGGTGTGCTCGAAGAGTCCGGCTACCGCTACAGTTCCAGTATCTACCCTGTGCAGCACGATCATTACGGCATGCCGGATGCCCCTCGCTTTGCTTATTATCCGCATGGCAACGGCGGGTTACTGGAACTGCCGATAACCACGATGCGCCTGTTCAGCCGTAATATTCCGGCCGGCGGCGGCGGTTACTTCAGGCTTTGGCCCTATCCGGTATCAAGGTGGTTTCTCCAGAGGCTGAACCGGCTGGAGCAACGCTCTGCCATCTTTTATTTCCACCCTTGGGAAATAGATCATCAGCAGCCGCGACAGAAGGCCATCAGCATCAAAACGCGCTTCCGCCACTATTACAATCTGCATCGTATGGAAGAAAGGATCAAGGCCCTGACCCGCGACTTCAAGTGGGATCGCATCGATCGAATATTCCTGGATTAAAGCGCATGAGCTGCATGAATGAGATACCCCAGGCCGACGGTAGCCTTTCCTTTCAGGCGTGCGTCCCATCTGTACATTTGCTCGAACCGCAGCATGCGCAAAGATGGGACGAGTTCGTTATCTCCGCCTGTACGGAAGCGACGTTCTTTCACCGCGCTGGCTGGCAAACGGTCATCGAACGCGCCATGGGGCATAAGACCTGGTTTCTCTACGCAGAATCAGAGGGCGTTATTCAAGGTGTACTCCCTTTGGCTGAGATCAAAAGCGTTCTTTTCGGCCACTCCTTAAGCTCGCTTCCATTTTGCGTGTATGGCGGGATCGCCGCCATCTCGGAATCGGCGCGCGAAGTACTGGACCGCGCGGCCCAAGCGCTTGCTTCACGGCTGAAAGTGGACTACCTGGAATACCGGAATTTGAAGGCATTTCATTCCGAATGGCCCGCGAAGGACCTCTACGTCACGTTCCGAAAAGAGATGGCGCCGGAACCCGAAGAAAATATGCAGGCTATCCCGCGCAAGCAGCGCGCAATGGTGCGAAAGGGTATCAAGGCCGGGCTGGATAGTGTCTTGGACGAGGACATAGAACGTTTTTTTTCGGCCTATGCAGCGAGCGTGCACAGGCTTGGGACGCCGGTATTTTCCAAAAAGTATTTCCGGTTGCTAAAGGAGACTTTCGGGCAGCATTGCGAACTCATGATCATTACCACAGGTGGGCGTACCGTCAGCGGCGTGATGAGTTTTTACTTTCGCGATGAAGTTCTGCCTTACTACGGAGGTGGCACACCCGAGGCGCGTGAAGTTGCGGGAAATGATTTCATGTACTGGGAGTTGATGCGCCGCGCTTGCGAACAAGGATACAGGATCTTTGATTTCGGCCGCAGCAAGCGCAACACCGGCTCTTTCGATTTCAAGAGGAACTGGGGATTTGAGCCGCAACCACTACACTATGAATACCAGTTGCACCGTGCCGGAGCAGTGCCGGATCATAACCCGCTCAATCCCAAGTACCGGATGTTCATCAACGCCTGGCAAAAGCTGCCGCTGCCTGTGGCGAATCTTATCGGCCCTCACATCGTAAGAAATCTGGGCTAGGCCGATGGAAGAACTCCTTTATCTCGTTCATCGGTTCCCTTATCCCCCCAACAAGGGCGACAAGATAAGGTCCTACCACCTGCTCAAGCACCTGAGCCAGAGCTACCGCATCCATCTTGGCACCTTTGTTGATGACGAGAAAGACCTGGAATACGTCGATACGGTCAAGGCGCTGTGCGAGGAGACCTGCTTCGTCAATCTTCGCCCTACCGTTGCTCGTTTACGCAGCGCTTACGGCCTGATTTCCGGCCAGCCTCTTACCGTGCCTTATTACGCTGACAACCGATTCCAGAAGTGGGTAAACAGTGTGCTCGAACGCCACCCCATCAGGAACATACTGATTTTTTCCTCTGCTATGGCGCAGTATGTGACTCACGCGAACCGGGCACGCCGCGTCATCGACTTTGTAGATATCGATTCGGACAAGTGGAAGCAATATGCGGCTACGGCAAGATGGCCCATGAATTGGATATATGCTCGGGAGTCCAAGTTACTGCTGGATTACGAAAGTCGAATAGCGCAAGACTTCCACTGCGCGACTTTCGTTTCAGAGGCAGAGGCCGGTCTGTTCAGGCAATTGGCGCCAGAAGCCGCAAGCAAGGTATTTCATTTCAATAATGGCGTAGATTCCGATTATTTTTCACCCGCAAACAATTATTCCAATCCCTATCCTGGCGGAATTAATCCTCTGGTGTTTACCGGCGCCATGGATTACTGGGCCAACGCCAACGCAGTAGAGTGGTTTGCACGCGGTGTCCTGCCACTCATCCAGGCGTCGGTGCCTGAGGTTGAGTTTTACATTGTCGGCGCACGCCCGACCTCGGCAGTGTGGGCTCTGGATAGCCTCCCGGGAGTGACCGTGACCGGATCAGTGCCGGACGTGCGGCCTTATCTGGCCTACGCAGCACTCGCTGTAGCGCCGCTACGTATTGCTCGCGGCGTTCAAAATAAAGTGCTGGAGGCCATGGCTATGGAAAAAGTCGTTGTCGCATCCCCCCAGGCCGCGAAGGGAATATCCGCTATTCCCGGCGAGGAGTTGCTGGTTGCTGATGACGAGAGCGAGTTTGCCGACAGGGTTATTGCCCTTCTGCGAGCCGAGTCCCAGCTGAAACATGCTATTGGAGAGGCCGCCAGGGCCCGAGTTCTCGCAACATATAATTGGGAGAAAAATCTGGAGCGAATCACCGCGCTTTTATCCCAGCCACCGGCCACCCATACAACAGCGGAATTGCCGGGCTATATGCAGAATAACTTCGGATCTGCCGGAGATGGTGTCGCATGAGCGCGCACTCACCGCGAGAGCTTCCCCACCATTCGGTAACGCTGGGCCGGCAAAATGTAAAATTCTCGGCAGTGCTCACCATCCTTGCGGTGGCCGCGCTTCTGGGTATCTATTACAAGACCACCTGGTCTATGGTCGAGATATGGGAACGGTCCGACACTTTCGCTCATGGTTTTCTGATCTTTCCCTTCAGCGCATACCTGATCTGGGGGCAACGCAAATATCTCGGCACCTTCTCTCCTCAGCCCAATCTTCTCGGTCTACTGGTGCTTGCCTCCTTGGGTTTCAGCTGGTTGCTCGCGACTCTCGCCAGTGTTCTGGTGTTCGAGCAATTTTTTCTGATAACCATGATTCCAGCGGTGGTATGGACCATTCTGGGGAGCTCGATAGTCCGGGCACTCGCCTTTCCACTGACGTATCTTTTGCTTGCCGTACCGTTTGGCGACGCGCTGATTGCTCCCCTGATAGATTTCACCGCCGACTTTACCGTAAAGGCATTGCAATTGACGGGCATTCCGGTTTACCGGGAGGGAAGTTTTTTTACCATCCCGAGCGGGAACTGGTCTGTGGTTGAAGCCTGTAGCGGCTTGCGCTATCTGATCGCTTCTTTTACCCTGGGCACCCTCTATGCCTACTTGACTTATCGAAGCCTTGCGCGCCGACTGGCTTTCATTGCACTGTCGGTAATCGTGCCGATCATTGCCAACGGCATCAGGGCCTATCTGATTGTAATGACCGGCCATTTGAGCGACATGACCTTGGCGGTAGGGGTCGATCACCTCATTTACGGCTGGATCTTCTTTGGTTTTGTGATGATGTTGTTGTTCTGGATCGGCTCGTTCTGGCGTGAGGATGACGAAAGAGATGTTGTTGCCGGTTCGCGGCAAGGCCGTATTGCCAACAGTAGCGTGGGTTCGCCCAAAAGCGCTGCTATCGCCGCAAGCGGAATCCTTACCGTCGCGTTTATCTGGCCTTTATTTGCAGTTTATCTGGATAACAGTTCCCAGGGGAATCTCGACCGGGAAATAAAAATAGCGGAGATCTCTGAGAGGTGGCGGAGCGGCCAGGATCACGTTTCCGATTGGAAGCCTGTATACGTTGGAGCGACTGCCGAACTGAGGCAAAGCTACCGGCACGGTGCAGATTCAGTAGGCCTCTATATCAGTTATTACCGCAATCAGCAGCAGGGCGCTGAATTGATCAGCTCGCAAAATGTGCTTGTACCCGAGTCCGGGTCACATTGGCGCCATATCAGGGAAGACACTCAAGACGTATCCTTTCGTTCCGTTCAAATGGGTTTGAAGCAGAATCGGCTGGA
The window above is part of the Nitrosospira sp. Is2 genome. Proteins encoded here:
- a CDS encoding FemAB family XrtA/PEP-CTERM system-associated protein, producing MNEIPQADGSLSFQACVPSVHLLEPQHAQRWDEFVISACTEATFFHRAGWQTVIERAMGHKTWFLYAESEGVIQGVLPLAEIKSVLFGHSLSSLPFCVYGGIAAISESAREVLDRAAQALASRLKVDYLEYRNLKAFHSEWPAKDLYVTFRKEMAPEPEENMQAIPRKQRAMVRKGIKAGLDSVLDEDIERFFSAYAASVHRLGTPVFSKKYFRLLKETFGQHCELMIITTGGRTVSGVMSFYFRDEVLPYYGGGTPEAREVAGNDFMYWELMRRACEQGYRIFDFGRSKRNTGSFDFKRNWGFEPQPLHYEYQLHRAGAVPDHNPLNPKYRMFINAWQKLPLPVANLIGPHIVRNLG
- a CDS encoding XrtA system polysaccharide chain length determinant, yielding MEELTSQLLVYLKGVWKYRWIAVATAWIVAIGGWIVVYKLPDDYQASARIYVDTQNVLKPLMAGMTISPDLQQQVSIMSRTLISRPNVERVVRMVDLDIKAKDVKDQEKLVKELMEKIKLGTTGRDNLFTIHYNNRNPKLAKDVVQSLLTIFVEGGLGDKQDSSSAIRFIDEQIQSYEEKLVVGENNLKAFKQKYIGMLPQQGNDYYAQLGKATEDLNKTRLDLREAEQARDAIRRQIAGDDPVLLVDQNDSASSIVNVELDSRIDALNRNLDALRMNFTELHPDIMAAKRLVAQLEERKKEEAKLVRPSSDPGKNYSPMLQQLNVALAEAEADVASMRARVEEYTSRYERLKSLSNAVPQVEAELAQLNRDYQVNKANYEKLLERRESAKISGELGSATDLMSFRIIDPPTVPDLPAGPDRSKLFSLVFLGSLVVGIGIAFIASQIRPTFHSQMSLREITGRPILGSIPMIWTSQEKSKRRKRLYAFGLSLLSLLGLYGVLMVRVV
- a CDS encoding TIGR03016 family PEP-CTERM system-associated outer membrane protein, which produces MKALEDERCRSGSCAAAFGAVAMLLFAPFAGAADWRVLPRMSLSETYTDNVRLGGGFGGGGFGTTGKGGEDFVTQINPGVFIRGQARRFNVDLDYTMNNLIYAENGNLTRMRHQLNAAGTGELIKDLFFVDGRASIIQQNISLLGPQAISNVNATGNRADVRTLSVSPYLRHRFGNLATGEVRFLHNEVTSNTSFVNSSANAYTANINSGDAFRILAWGLNYSNQTIEFTRSGREAELERSFANLRYAVTPQFSLTATGGYERNTFLSIRGKNSSPTWSVGFMWQPNERTNIALTGGQRFFGDTYNAVASYRTRLTVWDASYDENITTFNQQAQQGAQTGFGSAGFAGGFNQLITAQNPGLNPGLIQQGSGGLLGMGLSGSFFDPTNFLTNRLFLQKRFQASFALNGLRNTFVVRGFNMTRQALSAAIADEVLPGVADLSLLNHTRQTGGNVLWSYRLSQRNRANFNLAYTRFSFLGANRDDDLMLASFSVVRQLQERPNLFAILEARHNRRASNQPGGDYRENAVTASLNMSF
- a CDS encoding XrtA-associated tyrosine autokinase, yielding MSIIEKAAGKLEAEGKQRVKPAALDVRADPPPASSAHDNTTENQDVADHSQDQAPASAPAPVSRRITLNQAKMRDYGIVTPDQGRTQIAEQFRVIKRPLLTNAFNKGPGMIKNGNLIMVTSALAGEGKSFCTVNLAMSIAMEMDRTVLLVDADVARPTVPKILGLGTERGLMDILLDDHLDLADVLIKTDIEKLTLLTAGRRHSHSTELLASQSMGELLKELAQRYSDRVVIFDSPPLLLTSEARVLASLMGQIVLVVEAETTSQQVVKETLRQIESCDVVNLIYNKARSFSGGEYYGSYYHESA
- a CDS encoding XrtA/PEP-CTERM system-associated ATPase, with amino-acid sequence MYRSFYGFRVKPFQLKPDPNFFFGSKGHNRAMAYLEYGLSQGEGFIVITGDVGAGKTTLVRNLFRKLESDEILAAQIVNTHLDSDDTLRLVAAAFGLPHENRGKASLLIGLEQFFRECDQEGKRALLVVDEAQNLSPRTVEELRMLSNFQTEDKPLLQTFLLGQPEFRKTLLSGDMEQLRQRVTATYHLGPMDLPETRSYIEHRLTTAGWEGDPSFDEAAFEAIYAYADGIPRRINAVCDRLLLMGCLEQLHHFGEAEVSEVVSDIQQEFEAPIAAAMGSVDFISSERRADESLRELKSMDERLAVLEDSVVSTLELVKQVVSLASVEHSAKDKS
- the queG gene encoding tRNA epoxyqueuosine(34) reductase QueG, with protein sequence MTKNLPHDVVPESVRDPAQLTGAVKAWGKELGFQEIGIADATSDMSQSETGLQQWLAEGYHGEMDYMGKHGTRRTRPAELVPGTLRVISVRMNYMPEAKDSWVVIEDGDRAFISRYALGRDYHKVLRARLQKLADKIATVAAPFNYRVFTDSAPVMEVEWAQKSGVGWRGKHTLLLSRDAGSMFFIGEIYTDLPLALDNSVANYCGSCTRCIDVCPTQAIVGPYRLDARRCISYLTIEHKGSIPEMLRPLIGNRVYGCDDCQLICPWNKFAAHTGEADFAVRNGLDDVSLVELFAWNSEEFDAKLAGSPIRRFGHEQWLRNLAVGLGNAPSSPAVLNALQARRDDPSPLVREHVRWALQSHEDSRV
- a CDS encoding XrtA/PEP-CTERM system exopolysaccharide export protein — encoded protein: MKWLACFAVVFPILSLGGCKTYPPLTADSTPYVGHDYLIGPGDMVDVIVWRNPEVSMAVPVRPDGKITTPLVEDLPASGKTSTQLARDIEQALSKYIQQPVVTVVVTDFVGPYSEQIRVIGEASKPQALPYREEMSLMDVLIEVGGMTDFAAGNKARIIRNVDGKQQQFSVRLDDLIRDGDITANVPMRQGDVLVIPESFF
- a CDS encoding XrtA system polysaccharide deacetylase, whose protein sequence is MTVDVEDYFQVSAFAPYIPREAWPSIACRVESNIDRILALLDNENTKATFFTLGWIAERYPAMVRRIVSNGHELASHGWAHHRVSDQAPNEFRDDVTRSKALLEGIGGQAVLGYRAPSFSIGRHNQWALGVLEESGYRYSSSIYPVQHDHYGMPDAPRFAYYPHGNGGLLELPITTMRLFSRNIPAGGGGYFRLWPYPVSRWFLQRLNRLEQRSAIFYFHPWEIDHQQPRQKAISIKTRFRHYYNLHRMEERIKALTRDFKWDRIDRIFLD
- a CDS encoding TIGR03087 family PEP-CTERM/XrtA system glycosyltransferase encodes the protein MEELLYLVHRFPYPPNKGDKIRSYHLLKHLSQSYRIHLGTFVDDEKDLEYVDTVKALCEETCFVNLRPTVARLRSAYGLISGQPLTVPYYADNRFQKWVNSVLERHPIRNILIFSSAMAQYVTHANRARRVIDFVDIDSDKWKQYAATARWPMNWIYARESKLLLDYESRIAQDFHCATFVSEAEAGLFRQLAPEAASKVFHFNNGVDSDYFSPANNYSNPYPGGINPLVFTGAMDYWANANAVEWFARGVLPLIQASVPEVEFYIVGARPTSAVWALDSLPGVTVTGSVPDVRPYLAYAALAVAPLRIARGVQNKVLEAMAMEKVVVASPQAAKGISAIPGEELLVADDESEFADRVIALLRAESQLKHAIGEAARARVLATYNWEKNLERITALLSQPPATHTTAELPGYMQNNFGSAGDGVA